A region of Limisphaerales bacterium DNA encodes the following proteins:
- the trxB gene encoding thioredoxin-disulfide reductase, whose protein sequence is MLEDSEQIVIIGSGCAGLTAALYSARAQLAPTVLTGAMPGGLLTTTSIVENYPGFPEGIDGTELMINMQQQAERFGAKVKFGSTVEAVDLSERPFRLTVDGESMRAQALIIASGAGHRHLGLDSEARLDKKGVTYCATCDGALPMFRDQPLVVVGGGDSACEEATFLTRFASKVYLVHRRDELRASKIMADRTLENEKIEMVWDSEVEEILGDEQVSGVRLRNNQTNAEQTIQCAGVFIAIGHVPNTQIFKGQLDMDDAGYITRKEGAQTSVAGVFVAGDCSDKVYRQAITAAGMGCAAAIEAERLLASEGQ, encoded by the coding sequence ATGTTAGAGGACTCCGAACAAATCGTCATCATTGGCTCCGGTTGCGCCGGTCTCACTGCCGCTTTATACTCAGCGCGAGCACAGCTTGCGCCCACTGTGCTTACCGGCGCGATGCCAGGCGGGCTGCTTACCACTACGAGTATTGTGGAAAACTACCCGGGCTTTCCCGAGGGAATTGATGGCACGGAATTAATGATCAACATGCAGCAACAAGCCGAACGGTTTGGGGCGAAAGTGAAATTTGGCAGTACCGTCGAAGCGGTCGACCTGAGTGAGCGACCGTTTAGGCTCACCGTTGATGGCGAATCGATGCGGGCCCAGGCACTTATCATCGCCAGCGGAGCAGGGCACCGGCATCTTGGGTTGGATAGCGAAGCGCGGCTCGATAAAAAAGGTGTCACTTATTGCGCCACGTGCGATGGAGCATTACCGATGTTTCGCGACCAACCATTGGTGGTAGTGGGTGGCGGTGATTCAGCCTGCGAAGAAGCAACTTTTTTAACACGGTTCGCCAGCAAAGTTTATCTAGTGCACCGGCGTGATGAATTACGCGCATCAAAAATCATGGCCGATCGCACGCTCGAAAATGAAAAAATCGAAATGGTTTGGGATTCGGAAGTGGAAGAGATTCTCGGCGACGAACAGGTGAGCGGCGTGCGATTACGGAATAATCAAACCAACGCTGAGCAAACTATCCAATGCGCCGGTGTATTCATCGCCATTGGCCATGTGCCCAATACCCAAATCTTCAAAGGGCAACTGGACATGGATGACGCCGGATATATCACCCGTAAAGAGGGAGCGCAAACAAGCGTGGCCGGCGTATTTGTGGCCGGCGATTGCTCGGATAAAGTGTATCGGCAAGCCATTACCGCCGCCGGCATGGGATGCGCCGCCGCCATCGAGGCGGAGCGATTGCTTGCCAGCGAAGGTCAATAA
- the hisB gene encoding imidazoleglycerol-phosphate dehydratase HisB, translating to MKARAAQIERATGETRIQLKLNIDGRGKASIDTGIPFFDHMLTLFAKHSVCDLKVKCTGDLEVDAHHAVEDCGIALGQAYNEALGEKRGLRRYGTGFDPRNPLWGDAHVPMDETLARCVIDFSGRPYLVWNGMGKLGFRVLKHEKAQDDACAFRFGLAREFFQGFANEARCNLHLELLYGQEPHHVVEALFKAFAKAADFACQKDPRIGQTVPSTKGRLKG from the coding sequence ATGAAAGCACGTGCGGCGCAGATAGAACGCGCCACGGGCGAGACCCGGATTCAGCTGAAATTAAACATCGACGGCCGAGGCAAGGCCTCGATTGACACGGGCATTCCGTTTTTTGACCACATGCTCACGCTTTTCGCGAAACATTCAGTGTGTGATCTCAAAGTGAAATGTACGGGCGATTTAGAGGTGGATGCTCATCACGCCGTGGAAGATTGCGGGATCGCGCTTGGCCAGGCATACAATGAGGCGCTCGGCGAAAAGCGCGGTCTTCGGCGTTACGGCACAGGATTCGATCCACGCAATCCGCTGTGGGGCGATGCGCATGTGCCGATGGACGAAACGCTGGCTCGTTGTGTCATTGATTTCAGTGGTCGACCCTATTTAGTTTGGAATGGAATGGGCAAGCTTGGCTTTCGGGTTTTGAAACACGAAAAAGCGCAGGACGATGCGTGCGCGTTTCGGTTTGGTTTGGCGCGCGAATTTTTCCAGGGCTTCGCGAATGAAGCACGTTGCAACTTGCACTTAGAATTATTGTACGGGCAGGAGCCGCATCACGTGGTGGAAGCGTTGTTTAAGGCATTTGCGAAGGCAGCGGATTTTGCCTGCCAAAAAGATCCGCGCATTGGTCAAACCGTGCCGAGCACGAAAGGTCGATTGAAGGGCTGA
- a CDS encoding sigma-70 family RNA polymerase sigma factor, which translates to MAKKLDIPNAEDEALVRAAQKGAMPPYEELVHRHRDKIYARAFSMLRNEDEALDLSQEAWVKGWQRLKQFKHNASFTTWMTRICINLCLDFLRKRKRKQTDSLDQMEEETGGVERRMPVEEFNPTGNVEREELRLQIDEGLAKLSYEHRTVLILHEFERLEYKEIAKAMHCSIGTVMSRLFYARRKLATLLISLKKERQE; encoded by the coding sequence ATGGCAAAGAAGCTGGACATTCCGAATGCCGAAGATGAGGCGCTGGTGCGCGCCGCGCAAAAGGGTGCAATGCCGCCTTACGAAGAATTGGTCCATCGGCATCGTGATAAAATATATGCGCGAGCATTCAGTATGTTGCGAAACGAGGATGAGGCCCTGGATCTCTCGCAGGAAGCGTGGGTGAAAGGTTGGCAGCGCTTGAAGCAGTTCAAGCACAACGCCAGCTTCACTACTTGGATGACTCGGATTTGCATCAATTTGTGCCTTGATTTTTTGCGGAAGCGGAAACGGAAGCAAACTGATTCACTTGATCAAATGGAGGAAGAAACCGGCGGCGTGGAGCGGCGGATGCCAGTGGAAGAATTCAACCCCACCGGTAATGTGGAGCGCGAAGAGCTTCGTTTACAAATTGATGAGGGCCTGGCAAAGCTCAGTTATGAGCATCGCACCGTATTGATTTTACATGAATTCGAACGACTCGAATACAAGGAGATTGCCAAAGCGATGCACTGTTCCATCGGCACGGTGATGAGCCGGTTGTTTTATGCCAGAAGAAAATTGGCCAC